The window TCAAGATCAGCACGGCGGAGCAGGAACTCCTGCGCTTGAAGACGATCCGCGAAGCCGTGGTCCTGGTGACCGTGACCATTCCTCCAGGCAAACCCGAAGACGCGGTGCTGAATCTGGTTGGTCCCTTGGTCGTCAATATCCGCCTGCGTCGCGGACTGCAGATCCCGCAAAACCAGTTGCGTCACCCCCCGCGGCTACATCTGGCCGGCGACAGGCCGGAAGATGAAAGCCTGCCATGCAAGCGACAATAGGGTTCGGGCATCACGCCTGCCGCTCCCATAAGCTGTTTTCGTGCTCCACGATTTTTTCAGCCGTTCTACGGCTGTTCATTTGGTACGTGTTGGTTTCGACCTGCTGCCTGAGTTGCTCGACCCGCTCCGTACGCACCCCGGAATCGGCCTGCGCGGCCACAAGAGCCGTACGCAAGGTCTGGGCCCCCGCGGAAAGCGTGACCCGATCGCTCTGTTGAGTAGACGCTTCTGAAGCGGACCCACCTCGAGTCGGCTTGTTGCCAACATCCCGATTTACCGCGGGTCGGTAGGTATCAACCAGTTTTTTGATTTCCATGGAATTGCCTCCTTGCTCGGTAACGGCGCAA of the Desulfonatronum thioautotrophicum genome contains:
- the flgM gene encoding flagellar biosynthesis anti-sigma factor FlgM, whose translation is MEIKKLVDTYRPAVNRDVGNKPTRGGSASEASTQQSDRVTLSAGAQTLRTALVAAQADSGVRTERVEQLRQQVETNTYQMNSRRTAEKIVEHENSLWERQA
- the fliW gene encoding flagellar assembly protein FliW — its product is MVTKKARVIHSRVGPLHVEQERLILFPKGLLGFETQRDFALVRLQEDSAFFLLQSCTDPQLGLMVADPYVYLPDYRIKISTAEQELLRLKTIREAVVLVTVTIPPGKPEDAVLNLVGPLVVNIRLRRGLQIPQNQLRHPPRLHLAGDRPEDESLPCKRQ